The Colletotrichum higginsianum IMI 349063 chromosome 2, whole genome shotgun sequence genome has a segment encoding these proteins:
- a CDS encoding UMTA protein, with amino-acid sequence MAQEPIQFNPAVVGDLDDEGFSETMTLPGSTLSLSASVREYRTIHGRTFQTSSTTDYLYPNDEEQIEGFDITHHYLLMLMDDKLFGCPFEKGHNVLDIGTGTGIWAIDFADEFPGAEVIGTDISAIQPGWVPPNCRFQIDDAQLDWTFKKDHFDFIHARGLSGGIDDWQRLYDQAFEHLAPGGWFESMEADSQVRSDNPGVEADPDHVFKQWAPLFWEAGDKTGRTFRVAQDDGRTPTLMETCMRNAGFVDVELRQWKIPVGGWAKDGRHREIGYFAALYVDQGLEGWALRPLGEILGWSYERLLAFTAGMRNALRDTKSLPYFNYHVVYGRKPMPDV; translated from the exons ATGGCGCAGGAGCCAATCCAGTTT AATCCCGCGGTAGtgggcgacctcgacgaTGAGGGCTTTTCGGAAACGATGAC TCTACCCGGGTCGACTCTATCGCTGAGTGCTAGCGTCAGGGAGTACCGAACTATCCACGGCAGAACCTTTCAGACATCCAGCACCACCGATTATTT ATACCCAAACGACGAAGAACAGATCGAAGGCTTCGACATCAC ACACCACTACTTATTGATGCTCATGGACGACAAACTGTTTGGCTGTCCGTTCGAGAAAGGCCACAAC GTATTGGATATTGGAACCGGAACCGGAATCTGGGCCAT CGACTTCGCCGATGAGTTCCCAGGCGCCGAAGTGATCGGAACAGACATTTCAGCCATCCAGCCGGGCTGGGTCCCGCCGAACTGCAGATTCCAGATCGACGACGCCCAGCTGGACTGGACCTTCAAGAAGGACCACTTCGACTTCATCCACGCCCGGGGCCTCTctggcggcatcgacgactgGCAGCGCCTCTACGACCAGGCCTTCGAGCACCTCGCGCCCGGCGGCTGGTTCGAGAGCATGGAGGCCGACAGCCAGGTCCGCTCCGATAACccgggcgtcgaggcggaCCCGGACCACGTCTTCAAGCAGTGGGCGCCCCTGTTCTGGGAGGCCGGCGACAAGACGGGCCGCACGTTCCGCGTGGCGCAGGACGACGGCCGGACCCCGACCCTCATGGAGACTTGCATGCGCAACGCCGGgttcgtcgacgtcgagctcaGGCAGTGGAAGATCCCCGTGGGCGGGTGGGCGAAGGACGGGAGGCACAGGGAAATCGGCTACTTCGCCGCGTTGTACGTCGACCAGGGGCTCGAAGGGTGGGCGTTGAGGCCGCTGGGCGAGATCCTGGGGTGGAGCTACGAGAGGCTCCTCGCCTTCACCGCTGGGATGCGCAACGCTCTTCGAGACACAAAGTCGTTGCCGTACTTCAACTA TCATGTGGTCTACGGCCGGAAGCCGATGCCAGACGTTTGA
- a CDS encoding Acetyltransferase: protein MTVPSPGHALSFRPATPADIPALLPLIRSAYHGAFPSSSAEADIFAAKRATEATLLAKIAAPEVVVLHVTDAASTSSSAAATAEALPPLPPLSCCEIARSAGDAGLAHFGLFAVDPARQAGGVGGAVLRYAEELAKRAWGTRRMEMTVLWMRTGLVAYYERRGYRRTGERREFPYAELYEGEALRDDLWFVVLEKEL from the coding sequence ATGACGGTCCCATCCCCCGGACACGCCCTCTCCTTCCGCCCCGCCACTCCCGCCGACatccccgccctcctcccgctcATCCGCTCCGCCTACCACGGCGCCTTCCCCAGCAGctccgccgaggccgacatctTCGCCGCCAAGCGCGCGACCGAGGCCACCCTGCTCGCCAAGATCGCGGCgcccgaggtcgtcgtcctccacGTCACGGACGCCGCCTcgacttcctcctccgccgcggcgacggccgaggcgctgccgccgttgccgccgttgtcgtgCTGCGAGATCGCGCGCAGCGCCGGGGACGCCGGGCTCGCGCACTTTGggctcttcgccgtcgacccggcgaggcaggccggcggcgtgggcgggGCCGTGCTGCGCtacgccgaggagctcgcgAAGCGGGCGTGGGGCACCCGGCGGATGGAGATGACGGTGCTCTGGATGCGGACGGGGCTGGTCGCGTACTACGAGCGGAGGGGGTACCGGCGGACGGGGGAGAGGCGGGAGTTTCCCTACGCGGAGCTATACGAGGGCGAGGCGTTGCGGGACGATTTATGGTTTGTGGTGTTGGAGAAGGAGCTGTGA
- a CDS encoding Increased rDNA silencing protein 4 — translation MTIHTHHHHHAHHASAAGPGGASDAAAALKGANLAFNKTKTQPKPIPPPKPTTGRRRGASLVAVSTASNYDRSTSTSPVQRQHTGTTSLSTTPGDRDRFGRDGTTDMRDRLSNFLSSSPAAAAAHLSPHTRLDPKSPSYIAATLAASRSVSPTPQPHASPASLTPAQLNQLHQMQHARSAGARRGRPGSAGSSSVVSSLELPDTTSIPATGHLIHMFEKGGGADGLDPVKRSGGGVVRPQLRPPTPERELSPSRAKAARMGIVEEEASAVQKPVVTKPKPKPKVKTRPVTPALVSEGNPVEDKATPMARKPVPAASNPLLSPARVIHRRTESEQMAPSRKPHPSITMSPEVQSKSQLTRVPITQTTRPASKVPPATPEPRRARPKAQQTAAPNSPPVVKRAETVVVSPKPTRPASKAKLRPPTPPQPRGSVGKAKGSEAPPLTQPRSMASVYGHGPPKEPFRRPSSEARPSTADTSSSNDTFVSAESDLTAMPDDGPARPAPRPTRSAQSTPGRSSANSSPNRATPRRTPVSSSSGTNMPLNSLSNAIMAGSLAASRLTPSNTGNSTLSPAPMLPGRTKSPRMRQTLRQPPSKSDDEDEMRKKKHQRASNKHSHREGARRRWRDEITLRERRRYEAVGMLSKAEFVVGMWLIDQRLRGRKIPMKVSESVWNSAQGVNVPPPKVKK, via the exons ATGACGATACACacccaccatcaccaccacgcCCACcacgcctccgccgccgggcccgGCGGTGCCTCTGATGCAGCTGCTGCCCTCAAGGGCGCGAACCTCGCCTTCAACAAGACGAAGACGCAGCCGAAGCCCATCCCGCCCCCGAAACCCACCacaggccgtcgtcgcggggCAAGCCTCGTTGCCGTATCTACCGCCTCCAACTACGACCGAAGCACGAGCACGAGCCCAGTGCAACGCCAACATACAGGCACAACGAGCCTCTCGACGACCCCGGGTGACAGGGACCGCTTCGGCCGCGATGGCACGACCGACATGCGCGACCGCCTGTCCAACTTCCTCTCGTCGagtcctgctgctgccgctgcccatCTGTCGCCGCACACGAGGCTCGATCCCAAGAGCCCCAGCTACATCGCCGCGACCCTTGCCGCATCCCGCAGCGTGTCGCCCACGCCGCAGCCACACGCGAGCCCCGCGTCCCTGACGCCCGCCCAGCTGAACCAGCTCCATCAGATGCAACACGCGAGGTCCGCCGGCGCCAGGAGGGGCAGGCCCGGGAGCGCCGGGTCGTCGAGCGTCGTCAGTAGCCTCGAATTGCCCGACACGACCTCAATCCCGGCGACGGGGCATCTGATACACATGttcgagaaggggggaggggccgacggccttgatCCCGTCAAGAGGAGTGGCGGTGGGGTCGTGAGGCCCCAGTTGCGCCCTCCGACACCCGAGAGGGAACTTAGTCCGTCGAGGGCCAAGGCGGCAAGGATGGGCATtgtggaagaggaggcttCCGCCGTGCAGAAGCCAGTGGTTacgaagccgaagccgaagcccaAGGTGAAGACGCGGCCCGTGACGCCTGCGCTGGTTTCTGAGGGGAATCCTGTGGAGGACAAGGCTACGCCGATGGCAAGGAAACCCGTGCCGGCGGCATCCAACCCGCTGCTGTCGCCGGCTCGAGTTATCCACAGGCGAACCGAGTCTGAGCAAATGGCGCCATCCAGGAAACCCCACCCTTCCATCACCATGTCACCAGAGGTTCAGTCAAAGTCGCAGCTTACTCGGGTTCCCATAACCCAGACCACCAGACCAGCGTCGAAGGTGCCTCCGGCAACACCTGAGCCGAGGAGAGCACGGCCCAAAGCCCAACAGACTGCCGCTCCCAACTCGCCGCCCGTGGTTAAACGGGCAGAAACAGTGGTGGTTTCCCCTAAGCCGACGAGACCGGCGTCCAAAGCCAAGCTGCGGCCGCcgacaccaccacaaccCCGTGGCTCAGTCGGTAAGGCAAAAGGTTCGGAAGCGCCGCCGTTGACCCAGCCTCGGAGCATGGCGTCAGTCTATGGCCATGGTCCCCCCAAGGAGCCCTTCCGTCGCCCCAGCTCCGAGGCCCGACCGTCTACCGCTGACACGAGCTCATCTAATGACACGTTCGTGTCGGCCGAGTCGGATCTTACTGCCATGCCTGACGACGGCCCAGCCcggccagctcctcgtccgacgcgCTCGGCTCAAAGCACGCCCGGTCGCTCCTCGGCCAACAGCTCGCCAAACCGCGCGACGCCCCGGCGGACTCctgtgtcgtcgtcgtcgggcacCAACATGCCCTTAAACTCTCTGTCCaacgccatcatggccggaTCTCTTGCTGCATCCCGCCTGACGCCCTCGAACACGGGCAACTCGACGCTCTCGCCGGCCCCGATGCTGCCCGGGCGCACAAAGTCCCCGCGCATGCGGCAGACGCTCCGCCAGCCGCCGTCCAAGTcggacgatgaggatgagatgcgcaagaagaagcacCAACGCGCCAGCAACAAGCACTCGCACCGCGAGggcgcgcggcggcggtggcgcgACGAGATCACGCTGCGCGAGCGACGGCGCTATGAGGCCGT GGGCATGTTGTCCAAGGCCGAGTTCGTGGTTGGTATGTGGCTCATTGATCAGAGGCTCCGGGGGCGGAAAATCCCGATGAAGGTGAGCGAGAGTGTGTGGAACAGCGCCCAGGGCGTCAacgtgccgccgcccaagGTGAAGAAGTAA
- a CDS encoding Microtubule associated protein translates to MDTGYLSQQVNTIIGQLHGLFDEIGVPNHDREKREEHLFEALSKALTDQVRLVTSEKEDMVEEASRIITTIQQMEASLDDNRTHRDRHDDLQITYPLTRCLQSLKERHKQVARSHKERFEQVKKLVEALESYSSHLEATFVQIPLPPTGPNQSIPPNFDLSPSYVDKLDHEFTRVYEEYTRRVATVKALCEHIIQLWAELGTPQAQTDGAIVKYYRDSPEQLGLHQEDIERLRAKRDKLSDEKKNREKRLRELRAAVEALWEKLEVDMGERKAFLNSNRGCGVRQINEFEDELNRLNELKRQNLHLFVEDARYKLQELWDALYLSEDEMLEFTPAFSDVYSDALLEAHEREIQRLEALKEQRAPTLELVDRHKSLTHERNELAASSQDASRLMLRGQKGEKRDPGKLLREEKMRKRIAKELPKITVDLRRVLEQFEDEFGRPFLVHGERYLDVIEAEDRPAPGPRSKTPGAGAAAPASMTRPKGHARANSTAGSTTGIARPPTRNGARTPAPAPSVKRNTNNMNSAVQPRPLSAHAKSQEILRPGSAMGTVRERAQTLNRPPGSPSRIPARPPLTNLKYGTNSPERQLDRPASRMDGYATIRGGAPMRAPPPKMRDLNMVELETPVNPYKMAGLGGSIVRQVELEDPYDEDCQQPGLMRANSTLSHTSHASHASHASYASQSSHHSVGSSQHDYHSSTLRQYPPSSYSQAPPPRQISNSSNGSSNVTGSENWETYDDASEPEQDATDTYYAKVRAARGTRFEPEAASRPAANDAKRPPRPFPMMAPPGHVYSDGEGNRIISGSEWTDEDGY, encoded by the exons ATGGACACCGGCTACCTGTCCCAGCAGGTCAACACCATCATCGGCCAGCTGCACGGCCTGTTCGACGAGATCGGCGTTCCCAATCATGATCGCGAAAAGCGCGAGGAACAC CTCTTCGAGGCCCTTTCCAAGGCCCTGACCGACCAGGTCCGCCTAGTGACGAGCGAGAAGGAAGACatggtcgaggaggccagcCGCATCATCACAACCATCCAGCAAATGGAGGCGTCACTTGACGATAACCGCACCCACCGCGATCGCCACGACGACCTCCAGATCACATATCCATTGACGCGTTGTTTGCAATCGCTCAAGGAGAGGCACAAGCAAGTTGCCCGTTCCCACAAGGAGCGATTCGAGCAGGTCAAGA AACTCGTCGAAGCGCTGGAATCATACTCGTCCCACCTCGAGGCCACCTTTGTCCAGATCCCCCTGCCCCCGACCGGCCCGAACCAGTCCATCCCGCCCAACTTCGACCTGTCGCCGTCGTACGTGGACAAGCTCGACCACGAGTTTACGAGAGTCTATGAAGAGTACACCCGTCGCGTCGCAACGGTTAAGGCCCTTTGCGAGCACATCATTCAGCTCTGGGCCGAGTTGGGCACTCCCCAAGCCCAGaccgacggcgccatcgtcaagTATTACCGCGATTCGCCCGAACAGCTGGGCCTGCACCAGGAGGACATTGAGCGCCTCAGGGCGAAGCGCGACAAGCTGtcggacgagaagaagaaccgCGAGAAGCGTCTGAGGGAGCTGCGAGCGGCGGTCGAGGCCCTCTGGGAAaagctcgaggtcgacatgGGCGAGAGGAAGGCGTTCCTCAACAGCAAccgcggctgcggcgtcAGGCAGATCAACGAATTCGAGGACGAGCTGAACCGGCTAAACGAGCTGAAGCGACAGAACCTGCACCtcttcgtcgaggacgcccgcTACAAGCTGCAGGAGCTGTGGGACGCGCTGTACCTGTCGGAAGACGAGATGCTCGAGTTCACGCCCGCATTTTCCGACGTGTACAGCGACGCCCTCCTGGAAGCCCATGAGCGCGAGATCCAGAGACTGGAAGCCCTCAAGGAACAGCGCGCGCCGacgctcgagctcgtcgaccgaCACAAGAGCCTCACGCACGAGCGCAATGAGCTTGCGGCCTCCAGCCAGGATGCGTCTCGCCTCATGCTGCGAGGCCAAAAGGGAGAGAAGCGCGACCCCGGCAAGCTCCTcagagaagaaaaaatgCGCAAGCGCATCGCCAAGGAGCTCCCCAAGATCACTGTCGACTTACGCAGGGTCCTCGAGCAATTCGAGGACGAGTTTGGCCGTCCGTTCCTCGTCCACGGCGAGCGGTACCTGGATGTCATTGAGGCCGAAGACAGACCGGCGCCCGGCCCGCGATCCAAGACGCCTGGCGCcggagcggcggcgccggcatcgatGACCAGACCCAAGGGACACGCCAGAGCCAACAGCACAGCAGGCAGCACAACAGGCATCGCGAGACCGCCCACCCGCAACGGAGCCAGGACGCCGGCTCCTGCGCCATCGGTCAAGcgcaacaccaacaacatgAACAGCGCAGTTCAGCCCAGACCCCTTTCCGCTCACGCGAAATCCCAGGAGATCCTCCGGCCGGGCTCGGCTATGGGCACCGTCAGGGAGCGGGCGCAGACCCTGAACCGGCCGCCGGGCAGCCCCTCTCGGATTCCTGCACGTCCGCCCTTGACGAACCTCAAGTACGGCACCAATTCGCCCGAGCGGCAGCTGGACAGACCGGCATCGAGAATGGATGGATACGCAACGATTCGGGGCGGAGCGCCAATGCGCGCACCACCTCCCAAGATGCGGGATCTCAACATGGTGGAGCTCGAGACGCCGGTGAACCCATACAAGATGGCAGGTCTGGGCGGAAGCATCGTGCGCCAGGTCGAGCTGGAAGACCCCTACGATGAGGACTGCCAGCAGCCGGGCCTCATGAGGGCCAACTCGACGCTTTCGCACACATCGCATGCGTCGCATGCATCGCACGCGTCGTACGCATCGCAGAGCTCTCACCACTCTGTTGGGTCCTCCCAGCACGACTACCACTCTTCGACTCTCCGCCAGTACCCGCCCTCTTCCTACTCTCAagcaccaccgccgcggCAGATTTCCAACTCGTCCAATGGATCCAGTAACGTGACGGGCTCGGAGAACTGGGAGACGTACGACGACGCCAGCGAGCCGGAGCAGGATGCCACAGACACATACTACGCCAAGGTGCGGGCGGCGCGCGGCACGCGGTTCGAACCCGAAGCGGCATCTCGGCCGGCAGCCAACGACGCCAAAAGGCCACCACGGCCGTTCCCAATGATGGCGCCTCCGGGGCATGTGtacagcgacggcgagggcaacCGCATCATCTCGGGTAGTGAGTGGACGGACGAAGACGGGTACTAA